A single window of Streptomyces griseoviridis DNA harbors:
- a CDS encoding FAD-dependent oxidoreductase, whose translation MDGVTAVAGRRAVVMGGSMGGLLAARALAESFDEVVVVDRDVLPEESANRRGTPQDRHVHGLLARGRQILEEFFPGMTEELRAAGAVVGDVAGDVRWIMDGVPISKGHANLLTVSVSRPTLEAHVRRRVRGLAGVRLLDRTEVVGLRFSPDGQRVTGVRTVQTGDAASGSTLAADLVVDTLGRGSRVQRWLVDQGWPEVPEENTPAGLTYTTRHYRAGPQPSPADFSVDIVATPDYPRGAVCARIDGGVQVVTAYGILGDVPPADPEGFLDFLKSLSSPEIYEAMVENEAPLDDPVSHRFPASLRRRYELVERLPTGLLALGDAVCSFNPTYGQGMTVVALGAKVLRDHVAGGQVPDPAAYFRDLARDAVDEAWRQALCNDLGFPEVTGDRTPEILAEQEHMGRVLEAARYDGAIAAAYTRVISLVDPPQALHADWVRKALRSD comes from the coding sequence GTGGACGGTGTGACCGCGGTCGCGGGGCGACGGGCCGTTGTGATGGGCGGCAGCATGGGGGGCCTGCTGGCGGCGCGGGCGCTGGCCGAGTCGTTCGACGAGGTCGTCGTGGTGGACCGCGATGTGCTGCCTGAGGAGTCGGCGAACCGGAGGGGAACGCCCCAGGACCGGCATGTGCACGGACTCCTGGCGCGGGGGCGGCAGATCCTTGAGGAGTTCTTCCCCGGGATGACCGAGGAGTTGCGGGCGGCGGGCGCCGTCGTCGGCGACGTGGCGGGCGATGTCCGCTGGATCATGGACGGCGTCCCGATCAGCAAGGGACACGCCAACCTCCTCACGGTCTCGGTGTCCCGCCCCACCCTTGAGGCCCATGTGCGGCGCCGGGTAAGGGGTTTGGCGGGCGTGCGGTTACTGGACAGGACCGAGGTGGTGGGTCTGCGGTTCTCGCCCGATGGGCAGCGCGTCACCGGGGTGCGCACCGTGCAGACCGGCGACGCGGCGAGCGGCTCCACCCTCGCGGCCGACCTGGTGGTGGACACCCTCGGACGTGGGTCGCGGGTCCAGCGATGGCTCGTGGACCAGGGCTGGCCCGAGGTCCCCGAGGAGAACACCCCGGCGGGACTGACCTACACCACGCGGCACTACCGGGCGGGACCGCAGCCGTCCCCCGCGGACTTCTCCGTCGACATCGTTGCCACGCCGGACTACCCGCGAGGCGCCGTCTGCGCGCGGATCGACGGCGGGGTGCAGGTGGTGACCGCGTACGGGATCCTGGGCGATGTGCCGCCCGCGGACCCCGAGGGCTTCCTCGACTTCCTCAAGTCGCTGTCCTCGCCCGAGATCTACGAGGCGATGGTGGAGAACGAGGCGCCGCTCGACGACCCGGTGTCGCACCGCTTCCCGGCGAGCCTGCGCCGCCGGTACGAGCTGGTGGAGCGGTTGCCGACCGGCCTGCTGGCGCTGGGCGACGCGGTGTGCAGCTTCAACCCGACCTACGGACAGGGCATGACGGTCGTGGCGCTGGGGGCGAAGGTGCTGCGCGACCATGTGGCGGGCGGCCAAGTGCCCGATCCCGCCGCCTACTTCCGCGACCTGGCGCGGGACGCCGTCGACGAGGCATGGCGTCAGGCGCTCTGCAACGACCTGGGCTTCCCGGAGGTGACGGGGGACAGGACGCCGGAGATCCTCGCCGAACAGGAGCACATGGGACGGGTGTTGGAGGCCGCGCGGTACGACGGCGCGATCGCCGCCGCCTACACCCGCGTTATCTCCCTCGTCGACCCGCCGCAGGCGCTGCACGCCGACTGGGTGCGCAAGGCGCTGCGGTCCGACTGA
- a CDS encoding NADPH-dependent FMN reductase, which yields MRLVIIVGSVRHGRFGLVAAEWLASQAGLRTDFDIDVIDLDTVWLPDVMFMDPAECKPQAVQDLAPWLAEADAFVVVTPEYKRSFPASLKSAIDWYDEEWRAKPVAFLSYGGASSGLCAVAQLRQIFAEAHAVTVRETVSFHAHHDQDRLDRYNGLDTAGCPFNTGLDAARAMLDRLGWWARALRRARETEPYEPATHHCLGE from the coding sequence ATGCGGCTGGTGATCATCGTCGGCAGCGTGCGGCACGGCCGGTTCGGCCTCGTGGCGGCCGAGTGGCTGGCCTCCCAGGCGGGGCTGCGCACCGACTTTGATATCGATGTCATCGACCTCGACACCGTCTGGCTGCCGGACGTGATGTTCATGGACCCCGCCGAGTGCAAGCCACAGGCCGTCCAGGACCTGGCACCGTGGCTGGCCGAGGCCGACGCGTTCGTGGTGGTGACCCCCGAGTACAAGCGGAGCTTCCCCGCCTCCCTGAAAAGCGCCATCGACTGGTACGACGAGGAGTGGCGCGCCAAGCCTGTCGCCTTCCTCTCCTACGGCGGAGCGTCGAGCGGCCTGTGCGCGGTCGCCCAGCTCCGGCAGATCTTCGCCGAGGCGCACGCCGTGACCGTGCGCGAGACCGTCAGCTTCCACGCCCACCACGACCAGGACCGCCTCGACCGGTACAACGGCCTCGACACCGCCGGCTGCCCCTTCAACACCGGTCTCGACGCCGCTCGCGCCATGCTCGACCGGCTCGGCTGGTGGGCCCGCGCCCTGCGCCGGGCCCGCGAGACCGAACCGTACGAACCCGCCACGCACCACTGCTTGGGAGAGTGA
- a CDS encoding thioesterase II family protein: MRNAETSVVDSRWFRRYHRPVDDTPRTRLICFPHAGGAAGSYAGLARRLAPRLDVYAVQYPGRHDRRHETPEHSLTALAVRIAERLLEGTRGPYALFGHSMGALVAYETARVLARHGAPAPARLILSGRGAPTTTPDPHDRLDGDDAILAAVRRLGGTGAAVLDDPELVALALPVLRADYAALADYRWTAEPMLSTPLSVFVGADDPLVPQRAAAAWADLTSATSETLMFPGGHFYLGDQLDTVAEAIAGLLPSRPVAPRAR, encoded by the coding sequence GTGCGCAACGCAGAAACGAGCGTCGTGGACAGCAGGTGGTTCCGGCGTTACCACCGGCCCGTCGACGACACGCCCCGGACGCGGCTGATCTGCTTCCCGCACGCGGGCGGCGCCGCCGGAAGCTACGCGGGACTGGCCCGCCGGCTGGCACCCCGCCTCGACGTGTACGCCGTCCAGTACCCGGGACGGCACGACCGCAGACACGAGACCCCGGAGCACAGCCTGACCGCGCTCGCGGTACGGATCGCCGAACGGCTGCTGGAGGGCACCCGCGGACCGTACGCCCTCTTCGGCCACAGCATGGGCGCCCTCGTCGCCTACGAGACCGCCCGGGTCCTCGCCCGCCACGGCGCGCCCGCCCCGGCCCGGCTCATCCTCTCCGGCCGCGGAGCGCCCACGACGACCCCCGACCCCCACGACCGGCTCGACGGCGACGACGCGATCCTCGCGGCCGTCCGACGGCTCGGCGGCACCGGCGCCGCCGTGCTGGACGACCCCGAACTCGTCGCCCTCGCCCTGCCCGTGCTGCGCGCCGACTACGCCGCGCTGGCCGACTACCGCTGGACCGCCGAGCCGATGCTGAGCACACCGCTCAGCGTCTTCGTCGGGGCGGACGACCCCCTCGTGCCGCAGCGGGCGGCGGCGGCCTGGGCCGACCTGACCTCGGCGACGTCCGAGACGCTGATGTTCCCCGGGGGCCACTTCTACCTGGGTGACCAGCTCGACACGGTGGCCGAGGCGATCGCCGGCCTGCTGCCGTCCCGACCGGTCGCCCCACGCGCCCGGTAA
- a CDS encoding BTAD domain-containing putative transcriptional regulator, which produces MQFRILGPLEVSFHDQVLPLGGFKQRAALGLLLLRANRVVATSEMLTGLWPEEELPATARKIVQNAIWSLRALLSPPPGDEDPPGSRRPELLTQAPGYLLRVDSGSLDVNRFERQVAEGRARLAAGDAEEAARLLREALAEWRGPALADLAEHDVAWPELTVLGQLRLDVMEDRFEAELRCGRHQAVLGELVSLVAEQPLRERLCRQLMLALYRCGRQAEALSAFTRVRRALVEEYGLEPSRELQLLQQSILTHDPALAAPAVTGGEPVVLAEVRPLQGAPRTGNTAPEARGLHVASPRASAAAHGADRAQDRPAPRPADPVDPAGSGSPAPPAAGQDVRRRTADGPVTERRQVSAVLVRTGFTAETDALGDDRTAPALHAAGNAFADGVEEFGGTVVGSLGYVSVAVFGLRGEPRAASLDAVAAAFAVRDRFADIPGPTFHAAVIAGSALVRHDPHDPTVPVTVAGRLLDDALTLLGAVPPGEVHISGDAARIPEPRNRHSTARSGRPPQAPGHERPLSPLPPLPPLSSWADAAGTVTGPPKEPVGHEHELSITMDLLDHSRRTAAPYLMTILGEEGVGKTRFLEDFEQQVTDVSPEVRVIRVGGAASGGNSPRLARDILAACCGLPPGAGVDGRFTEAVRRLAGSGAAERLLYHLIPLMGPAGRCTSHDEVHASWIEVVALAARERPIVLCFDDVHRSEDPFLDCVERLVATARPAPLFVMAAARPELLERRPFWGSGQRHAGTLTLERWTTPREDFVTRFTDQQHTPENFVPPASFPRHGARGIRRPSDHGPFVARHADR; this is translated from the coding sequence GTGCAGTTCAGGATCCTGGGTCCGTTAGAGGTGTCGTTCCACGACCAGGTGCTCCCCCTGGGGGGCTTCAAGCAACGCGCCGCGCTGGGACTGCTGTTGCTGCGGGCCAACCGGGTCGTGGCCACCAGCGAGATGCTCACCGGGCTGTGGCCGGAGGAAGAACTCCCCGCCACAGCCCGCAAGATCGTGCAGAACGCCATCTGGAGCCTGCGCGCCCTGCTCAGTCCACCGCCGGGCGACGAGGATCCGCCGGGGAGCCGCCGTCCCGAACTGCTCACCCAGGCACCGGGATACCTGTTGCGCGTCGACTCCGGCAGCCTCGACGTCAACCGGTTCGAGCGGCAAGTCGCCGAAGGCCGCGCCCGGTTGGCCGCGGGTGACGCGGAGGAGGCCGCGCGGCTGCTGCGGGAGGCGCTCGCGGAGTGGCGCGGACCGGCCCTCGCGGACCTCGCCGAACACGACGTCGCCTGGCCGGAACTGACCGTGCTGGGACAGCTGAGGCTGGACGTCATGGAGGACCGCTTCGAAGCCGAACTGCGCTGCGGACGCCACCAGGCCGTCCTGGGCGAACTCGTCTCCCTCGTCGCCGAACAGCCGCTCCGCGAACGGCTGTGCAGGCAGCTCATGCTCGCCCTCTACCGCTGCGGCCGGCAGGCCGAGGCCCTCAGCGCGTTCACCCGGGTACGCCGGGCGCTGGTCGAGGAGTACGGCCTCGAACCCTCCAGGGAACTGCAGTTGCTGCAGCAGAGCATCCTCACCCACGACCCCGCGCTCGCCGCTCCCGCGGTCACCGGCGGGGAACCCGTCGTCCTCGCGGAGGTACGCCCCCTGCAAGGTGCCCCGCGGACCGGGAACACCGCGCCGGAAGCACGGGGACTCCACGTGGCGAGCCCCCGCGCCTCCGCCGCCGCACACGGCGCGGACCGGGCCCAGGACCGGCCCGCGCCCCGCCCGGCGGACCCGGTGGACCCGGCGGGCAGCGGCTCACCCGCCCCGCCGGCCGCCGGCCAGGACGTGCGGCGGCGGACGGCGGACGGGCCGGTGACCGAACGCCGTCAGGTCAGTGCCGTCCTGGTCCGCACGGGGTTCACCGCCGAGACCGACGCGCTCGGCGACGACCGCACCGCCCCGGCGCTGCACGCCGCAGGCAACGCGTTCGCCGACGGCGTCGAGGAGTTCGGCGGCACCGTCGTCGGCTCCCTCGGCTATGTCTCGGTCGCCGTGTTCGGACTGCGCGGCGAGCCCCGCGCGGCGTCGCTCGACGCCGTGGCCGCCGCGTTCGCCGTACGCGACCGCTTCGCCGACATACCAGGGCCCACCTTCCACGCCGCCGTGATCGCGGGCTCGGCGCTGGTGCGCCACGACCCCCACGACCCGACCGTCCCGGTCACCGTCGCCGGGCGGCTGCTCGACGACGCCCTGACCCTGCTGGGCGCCGTCCCGCCAGGCGAGGTGCACATCAGCGGCGACGCCGCCCGCATCCCCGAGCCGAGGAACCGGCACTCCACCGCCCGCTCCGGAAGACCACCGCAGGCACCGGGACACGAGCGCCCGCTCTCCCCGCTGCCGCCGCTGCCCCCGCTGTCCTCCTGGGCCGACGCGGCGGGCACCGTCACCGGGCCGCCGAAGGAACCCGTCGGCCACGAGCACGAACTGTCCATCACCATGGACCTGTTGGACCACAGCCGCCGCACCGCCGCGCCGTACCTCATGACGATCCTCGGCGAGGAAGGCGTCGGGAAGACCCGGTTCCTGGAGGACTTCGAGCAGCAGGTCACCGACGTCTCACCGGAGGTGCGGGTGATACGCGTCGGAGGGGCGGCCAGCGGGGGGAACTCGCCGCGCCTGGCCCGCGACATCCTCGCCGCCTGCTGCGGACTGCCGCCAGGGGCGGGGGTGGACGGCCGATTCACCGAGGCCGTGCGCCGGCTGGCGGGCAGCGGAGCGGCCGAACGGCTGCTGTACCACCTCATCCCGCTGATGGGACCGGCCGGCCGGTGCACCAGCCACGACGAGGTGCACGCCAGCTGGATCGAGGTGGTGGCGCTGGCCGCCCGCGAACGGCCCATCGTGCTCTGCTTCGACGACGTCCACCGCTCCGAGGACCCGTTCCTGGACTGCGTGGAGAGGCTCGTCGCCACCGCGCGCCCCGCGCCCCTGTTCGTGATGGCCGCCGCCCGGCCCGAACTGCTCGAACGCCGGCCCTTCTGGGGCAGCGGGCAACGCCACGCGGGCACCCTCACCCTGGAGCGCTGGACGACGCCCCGGGAGGACTTCGTCACGCGCTTCACGGACCAGCAGCACACGCCCGAGAACTTCGTCCCACCGGCGTCCTTCCCGCGCCATGGCGCGCGAGGGATCCGCCGTCCGTCCGACCATGGACCGTTCGTGGCCCGGCATGCGGACCGGTGA
- a CDS encoding BTAD domain-containing putative transcriptional regulator, which yields MQFRVLGSLEVWATEERLVRVPEVKVRALLANLLAHPGRVVAAERLIEALWGGSTLPTNPLGALQAKVSQLRRALEDAEPGGRELIARQAPGYVLTAPAVSVDSGRFQALVSDATALQDPRAKAAALGDALSLWRGHAFADFVDAPFVRAAADSLEEQRLTAIEEHAEARLELGEHSTLIAELTALVAAHPLRERLRAAQMRSLYRVGRSSEALGSYAELRRRLDRELGLSPGPAIEALQQAILRQDPALQDTAGTTPPPLGTRSRTNLPARLGSLVGRDEAVAELRDLVREERLVTLTGPGGVGKTRLAAATARRLDDAFPDGVWLVEFAGLSSATGLTSLAEHVMAVMGIRGDSDTAPVAADGAGGAVQHLVTALATRRLLLVLDNCEHLVDAVAELVTRLLDAAPELHLVATSQERLHLPGETVWPVPPLNLPLPDSDPATLRGCSAVQLFAARARSVDPGFVLDDSTAPVVAAICRRLDGLPLALELAATRVRSLGLRDILDRLDDRFRVLTRGYRGAPARQQTLQAAIDWSWSLLSGQEQDLLRSLAVHAEGCTLEAVEHLNADSAGDEEVLDVLTRLVDRSLVITHWPRYRLLESVAAYAQRKTHELGESAELALRHLRYYTELAELARPHLHGHNQRRWLQRLDAESANFQHALDEAERIGAASWALRLANALSWYWFLRGRLGEGTRALRLALAVPGLAPEADRAEARAWHTGFAMLIGEHRPGAAPSSDGSPAAPAGERAHLTAGERTVGRARAEWFLGFAEWSLGALTAGERRVKGALTDFRVLRDVWGVAAALSTLAALAMARGNLEGMRGNALEARTHFIALGDAWGQLKATEVLSVLAEINADYDEAARLHSEGLRIAESLELWSEVSRKLSGLGRIALLTDRLTEADELHSRALRLAVDQGNRPVEQFAELGLALAARRRGRLDVAEGHLRPWLEWNRCHHALTGLALVLAELGFVAEQRGDATAALRLHQDCLATARATGDARAVALALEGLAGAHSLAGQHVRAARLLGTAAHTREECEAPLPPAERGDVERVFARVRAALGAEGVRAALAEGAARDHDTAADEEESHGG from the coding sequence ATGCAATTCAGGGTGCTGGGGTCACTGGAAGTGTGGGCGACCGAGGAACGGTTGGTCAGAGTCCCCGAGGTGAAGGTCCGGGCCCTGCTCGCCAATCTGCTCGCGCACCCCGGGCGGGTGGTGGCGGCCGAGCGGCTCATCGAGGCGCTCTGGGGCGGTTCGACGCTCCCCACCAACCCGTTGGGCGCCCTCCAGGCCAAAGTGTCCCAGCTGCGGCGGGCGTTGGAGGACGCCGAGCCCGGCGGCCGGGAGCTGATCGCGCGCCAGGCCCCCGGCTATGTGCTGACGGCCCCGGCGGTGTCGGTGGACTCCGGCCGCTTCCAGGCCCTGGTCAGCGACGCCACCGCGCTCCAGGACCCGCGGGCCAAGGCCGCCGCCCTGGGGGACGCGCTGTCGCTGTGGCGCGGGCACGCGTTCGCGGACTTCGTCGACGCGCCCTTCGTCCGGGCCGCCGCCGACTCCCTGGAGGAACAGCGCCTCACCGCGATAGAGGAGCACGCCGAGGCCCGTCTTGAACTGGGCGAGCACAGCACCCTCATCGCCGAACTCACCGCGCTCGTGGCGGCGCATCCGCTGCGCGAGCGGCTGCGGGCCGCGCAGATGCGTTCCCTGTACCGGGTCGGGCGTTCCTCTGAGGCGCTCGGCAGCTACGCGGAGTTACGAAGGCGCCTGGACCGCGAACTGGGCCTCTCCCCCGGTCCCGCCATCGAGGCGCTCCAGCAGGCGATCCTCCGCCAGGATCCGGCCCTCCAGGACACCGCGGGGACGACGCCCCCGCCCCTGGGCACCCGCTCCCGCACCAACCTGCCCGCCCGCCTCGGCTCCCTCGTCGGACGGGACGAGGCGGTGGCCGAACTCCGTGACCTGGTCCGCGAGGAGCGGCTGGTCACCCTCACAGGACCGGGGGGTGTGGGCAAGACCAGGCTCGCCGCCGCCACCGCGCGCCGACTGGACGACGCGTTCCCCGACGGTGTCTGGCTGGTGGAGTTCGCCGGGCTGAGCAGCGCCACAGGGCTGACGTCGCTGGCCGAACACGTGATGGCGGTGATGGGCATCCGGGGCGACTCCGACACCGCTCCGGTCGCCGCCGACGGGGCGGGCGGCGCGGTGCAGCACCTGGTGACCGCCCTGGCCACCCGCCGGCTGCTGCTGGTCCTCGACAACTGCGAGCACCTCGTCGACGCCGTCGCCGAACTGGTCACCCGGCTCCTCGACGCCGCTCCGGAACTGCACCTGGTGGCCACCAGCCAGGAACGGCTGCACCTGCCCGGTGAGACGGTGTGGCCGGTGCCGCCGCTCAACCTGCCGCTGCCCGACAGCGACCCCGCCACCCTGCGCGGGTGCAGCGCCGTCCAGTTGTTCGCCGCCCGCGCCAGGTCCGTCGACCCGGGCTTCGTCCTCGACGACTCCACCGCCCCCGTGGTGGCCGCCATCTGCCGGCGCCTCGACGGGCTGCCCCTGGCCCTCGAACTGGCCGCCACGCGCGTGCGCTCCCTCGGCCTGCGGGACATCCTCGACCGCCTCGACGACCGCTTCCGCGTCCTCACCCGCGGCTACCGCGGCGCACCCGCCCGCCAGCAGACCCTCCAGGCGGCCATCGACTGGAGCTGGAGCCTGCTCAGCGGTCAGGAACAGGATCTGCTGCGCTCGCTCGCCGTGCACGCCGAGGGCTGCACGCTGGAAGCCGTGGAGCACCTGAACGCCGACTCGGCCGGGGACGAGGAGGTCCTTGACGTCCTGACCCGGCTGGTCGACCGCTCCCTGGTCATCACCCACTGGCCGCGGTACCGGCTCCTGGAGTCCGTCGCCGCCTACGCCCAGCGCAAGACCCACGAGCTGGGCGAGAGCGCCGAGTTGGCGCTGCGCCACCTGCGGTACTACACCGAACTCGCCGAGCTGGCCCGCCCTCATCTGCACGGCCACAACCAGCGCCGCTGGCTCCAGCGCCTGGACGCGGAGAGCGCCAACTTCCAGCACGCCCTGGACGAGGCCGAACGCATCGGCGCGGCCTCCTGGGCCCTGCGCCTGGCCAACGCCCTCTCCTGGTACTGGTTCCTGCGCGGCCGGCTCGGCGAGGGGACCCGGGCCCTGCGCCTCGCGCTCGCCGTCCCGGGCCTGGCGCCCGAGGCGGACCGGGCGGAAGCACGCGCGTGGCACACGGGGTTCGCGATGCTCATCGGGGAGCACCGGCCGGGGGCCGCCCCCTCCTCTGACGGTTCCCCGGCCGCCCCGGCCGGGGAGCGCGCGCACCTCACGGCCGGGGAGCGGACCGTCGGCCGGGCGCGCGCGGAGTGGTTCCTCGGCTTCGCCGAGTGGAGCCTGGGCGCCCTCACCGCCGGTGAGCGGCGCGTGAAGGGCGCGCTGACCGACTTCCGGGTACTGCGCGACGTCTGGGGTGTCGCCGCCGCCCTGAGCACCCTGGCCGCGCTCGCGATGGCCCGCGGCAACCTGGAGGGGATGCGCGGCAACGCGCTGGAGGCCCGGACCCACTTCATCGCGCTCGGCGACGCCTGGGGGCAGCTCAAGGCGACCGAGGTGCTCAGCGTCCTCGCGGAGATCAACGCCGACTACGACGAGGCGGCCAGGCTGCATTCGGAGGGGCTGCGGATCGCCGAGTCCCTCGAACTGTGGTCGGAGGTGTCCCGCAAGCTCTCCGGGCTCGGCCGGATCGCCCTGCTCACCGACCGGCTGACCGAGGCCGACGAACTGCACTCGCGCGCGCTGCGGCTCGCCGTCGACCAGGGCAACCGTCCGGTGGAGCAGTTCGCCGAGCTGGGGCTCGCTCTCGCCGCCCGCCGCCGGGGCCGTCTCGACGTCGCCGAAGGGCATCTGCGGCCGTGGCTCGAGTGGAACCGCTGCCACCACGCCCTCACCGGACTCGCCCTGGTCCTGGCGGAGTTGGGGTTCGTCGCGGAGCAGCGCGGGGACGCCACGGCCGCGCTCCGCCTCCACCAGGACTGTCTGGCGACGGCCCGCGCCACCGGTGACGCCCGCGCGGTGGCCCTGGCGCTCGAAGGACTCGCCGGGGCGCACTCCCTCGCCGGACAGCATGTCCGCGCGGCCCGTCTGCTGGGCACCGCGGCCCACACCCGTGAGGAGTGCGAAGCCCCGCTGCCGCCCGCCGAACGCGGCGACGTGGAGCGGGTCTTCGCCCGGGTCCGTGCGGCGCTCGGCGCGGAGGGGGTGCGCGCGGCGCTCGCCGAGGGCGCCGCCCGCGACCACGACACCGCGGCGGACGAGGAGGAGAGCCACGGCGGGTAG
- a CDS encoding alpha/beta hydrolase: MMRVPVNDLVFDVDVAGPEEGATVLLLHGFPHSRESWTDVAPLLHRAGFRTVAPDQRGYSPGARPEAVEAYALPELGADALGLLDALGVRAAHVVGHDWGAVVGWYLAARFPEQVRSLTAAGFPHLDAYRYALRVDPEQRLHSGYLATLSAVDAADSFLADDAAGLTGWYRQSEGALSEEQIARYVRTHTRPGTLRAALKWYRAGTLQNDGDPLGPVTVPTTHIWSEDDPAVGIFAAERTADHVTGEYRFVRLPGVSHWQPQQVPDRIAAEILDRAGRA; encoded by the coding sequence ATGATGCGAGTCCCGGTGAACGACCTGGTCTTCGACGTCGATGTGGCGGGCCCCGAGGAGGGCGCGACGGTCCTGCTGCTGCACGGGTTCCCGCACAGCCGGGAGTCCTGGACCGACGTCGCGCCCCTCCTGCACCGGGCCGGGTTCCGGACGGTGGCCCCCGACCAGCGCGGATACTCACCCGGCGCCCGCCCCGAGGCGGTGGAGGCGTACGCCCTGCCCGAACTCGGCGCCGACGCGCTGGGCCTCCTGGACGCGCTGGGGGTGCGCGCCGCGCATGTCGTCGGGCACGACTGGGGTGCCGTCGTCGGGTGGTACCTGGCGGCACGCTTCCCCGAGCAGGTGCGGAGTCTCACGGCGGCGGGGTTCCCGCACCTGGACGCCTACCGGTACGCGCTGCGGGTCGACCCCGAGCAGCGGCTGCACTCCGGCTACCTCGCCACGCTCAGCGCGGTGGACGCCGCCGACTCCTTCCTCGCGGACGACGCGGCCGGCCTGACCGGCTGGTACCGGCAGTCCGAGGGCGCGCTGAGCGAGGAGCAGATCGCGCGGTACGTGCGCACCCACACCCGTCCCGGCACCCTGCGGGCCGCGCTGAAGTGGTACCGGGCGGGAACCCTCCAGAACGACGGCGACCCGCTCGGGCCCGTCACCGTGCCCACCACCCACATCTGGAGCGAGGACGACCCGGCGGTGGGCATCTTCGCCGCGGAGCGCACCGCGGACCATGTGACGGGGGAGTACCGCTTCGTCCGGCTGCCAGGGGTCTCGCACTGGCAGCCCCAGCAGGTGCCGGACAGGATCGCCGCGGAGATCCTGGACCGGGCCGGCCGCGCCTGA
- a CDS encoding NAD(P)H-binding protein yields MTGATGKTGRHVVEHLRRLGADVRAVSRGSAPVRFDWFDESTWPAAVSGARAAYLVDAQNEHAAERMRAFVTFAAERGLTRLVLLSARGWADSGDPGLLATEEALRESCDAWTILRPTWFMQGFTEDDLLRAPVRAGSVRLPAGAGGEPFVDARDIAEVAAAVLTRDGHTGVIHSLSGPRALSIEEAVGTIARVTGRTIGYRSVSPDEYVADLMARDVPEDEARFLARLFTWIREGEDAHLSSGVQDVLGRAPRDFADFAEEAAATGVWAA; encoded by the coding sequence GTGACCGGTGCCACCGGGAAGACCGGCAGACACGTCGTGGAACATCTGCGGCGGCTCGGCGCGGACGTCCGGGCCGTCTCCCGCGGCTCCGCCCCGGTGCGCTTCGACTGGTTCGACGAGTCGACCTGGCCGGCCGCGGTGTCGGGCGCGCGGGCCGCCTATCTGGTCGACGCGCAGAACGAGCACGCCGCCGAGCGGATGCGCGCCTTCGTGACGTTCGCGGCCGAGCGCGGCCTCACCCGGCTGGTGCTGCTCTCCGCCCGCGGCTGGGCCGACTCGGGCGACCCCGGGCTGCTCGCGACCGAGGAGGCGCTGCGGGAGTCCTGCGACGCCTGGACCATCCTGCGGCCGACCTGGTTCATGCAGGGGTTCACCGAGGACGACCTGCTGCGCGCCCCGGTGCGGGCCGGCTCCGTGCGGCTGCCCGCCGGCGCCGGCGGCGAGCCCTTCGTCGACGCCCGGGACATCGCCGAGGTCGCGGCGGCGGTGCTCACCCGGGACGGCCACACCGGCGTGATCCACTCCCTGTCAGGACCGCGCGCCCTCTCGATCGAGGAGGCCGTCGGCACCATCGCGCGGGTGACCGGCCGCACCATCGGCTACCGGTCCGTCAGCCCCGACGAGTACGTCGCCGACCTCATGGCCCGTGACGTGCCCGAGGACGAGGCGCGGTTCCTGGCCCGGCTGTTCACCTGGATCCGCGAGGGCGAGGACGCCCATCTGTCGAGCGGCGTCCAGGACGTGCTGGGCCGCGCCCCCCGGGACTTCGCGGACTTCGCCGAGGAGGCCGCCGCGACCGGCGTCTGGGCCGCCTGA